One window of Campylobacter sp. RM12651 genomic DNA carries:
- a CDS encoding Fur family transcriptional regulator → MKFLEILKDRKLKATPQRISILKVLSKHEHPSIDELYEQIKVEYPAISLATVYKNLSTMIDEGLVVEISIPNDKSKYDIYEYEHIHLVCNNCKSVFDLDKVKAGLDKYQQTLQTKLDNPIESIKITAFLATCSNCK, encoded by the coding sequence ATGAAGTTTTTAGAGATTTTAAAGGATAGAAAGCTAAAAGCAACTCCACAAAGAATAAGCATTTTAAAAGTTTTATCAAAACACGAACACCCTAGTATTGATGAATTATACGAGCAAATAAAGGTTGAATATCCTGCAATTTCACTTGCTACTGTTTATAAAAATCTTAGCACTATGATTGATGAGGGTTTAGTAGTTGAGATTTCAATCCCTAATGATAAATCAAAATACGATATATATGAATACGAACATATTCATTTGGTTTGTAATAATTGTAAAAGTGTTTTTGATTTAGATAAAGTTAAGGCTGGGCTTGATAAATATCAACAAACTTTACAAACTAAGTTAGATAATCCTATAGAAAGTATTAAAATTACAGCGTTTTTGGCTACTTGTTCAAATTGCAAATAA